A window of the Cystobacter fuscus genome harbors these coding sequences:
- a CDS encoding LysM peptidoglycan-binding domain-containing protein produces the protein MSTYRIRQGDTLSALAARYKTSVSELARVNKIANPDLIYAGKTLRIPGYDGKDSFESAKAGGAHGGSGTRGSGGAGRSGGSRGGGQVEQSRGAGSPGQATAAMRKLADAGRAAAMSIGGYNSQGLCATGVSRAIQNAFGFKVWGNGNQIDNNLPRDKFKQVNMSLADALKIPGLVLTWEKTSSRAGSIYGHTAITTGDGRSSVSDFIERNTLGAGGRTGLKIFMPTM, from the coding sequence ATGTCCACCTATCGCATCCGCCAAGGCGACACCCTCTCGGCTCTCGCCGCCCGGTACAAGACCAGCGTCTCGGAGCTGGCGCGCGTCAACAAGATCGCCAACCCGGACCTCATCTACGCGGGCAAGACCCTGCGCATCCCTGGTTACGACGGGAAGGACAGCTTCGAGTCCGCCAAGGCCGGCGGGGCCCACGGCGGCAGCGGCACGAGGGGTTCTGGCGGCGCGGGTCGCAGCGGCGGCTCGAGGGGCGGCGGGCAGGTCGAACAGAGCCGTGGTGCCGGGAGTCCGGGCCAGGCGACCGCCGCGATGCGCAAGCTCGCGGACGCGGGCCGTGCGGCCGCGATGAGCATCGGCGGGTACAACAGCCAGGGCCTGTGCGCCACCGGCGTGAGCAGGGCCATCCAGAACGCCTTCGGCTTCAAGGTCTGGGGCAACGGCAACCAGATCGACAACAACCTGCCGCGCGACAAGTTCAAGCAGGTCAACATGTCGCTCGCGGATGCGCTGAAGATTCCGGGTCTCGTGCTGACCTGGGAGAAGACCTCGTCACGCGCGGGCAGCATCTACGGCCACACCGCGATAACCACCGGCGACGGTCGCTCGTCCGTGAGCGACTTCATCGAGCGCAACACGCTTGGCGCCGGTGGCCGCACCGGACTGAAGATCTTCATGCCGACGATGTAG
- a CDS encoding class I SAM-dependent methyltransferase, which translates to MRITMSPQEYATAFRLLAASARHPENIQQVVEERLLPRLPKQPTLLDVGAGSGKVAERLAPHFSSLTLLEPNPNQIAGFKLEKAKILLEPLEHYHSPERYELVVCSHVLYHVPLSEWGAFIDRLLSFVRPGGACVIVMAAARGPTYELCRDFSETMLFGEQLLTTMQHKRLPHEVLPTMSGFVARTFEEMYTLCRFFVLEGCFTAEQLAALSEDEVRALDARIRVHAERCRGDDGLYRLEQDEDLILLSSS; encoded by the coding sequence ATGCGAATCACGATGTCTCCGCAGGAGTACGCCACGGCGTTCCGCTTGCTCGCGGCCTCCGCCCGACACCCCGAGAACATCCAGCAGGTCGTCGAGGAACGACTCCTCCCCCGGCTGCCGAAGCAGCCCACGCTGCTGGATGTCGGCGCGGGGTCGGGCAAGGTGGCCGAACGGCTCGCGCCGCACTTCAGCTCGCTCACCTTGCTCGAGCCCAATCCGAACCAGATCGCCGGGTTCAAGCTCGAGAAGGCGAAAATCCTTCTCGAACCCCTGGAGCACTACCACTCGCCCGAACGATATGAACTCGTCGTGTGCTCGCACGTCCTCTACCACGTGCCGCTCTCCGAATGGGGAGCGTTCATCGACAGACTGCTCTCGTTCGTGCGCCCCGGAGGCGCTTGCGTGATCGTCATGGCCGCGGCCCGGGGCCCAACCTACGAGCTGTGTCGCGACTTCTCGGAGACGATGCTGTTTGGCGAGCAATTGCTCACCACCATGCAACACAAGCGGCTGCCGCACGAGGTGCTCCCGACGATGAGCGGGTTCGTGGCGAGGACCTTCGAGGAGATGTACACGCTCTGTCGCTTCTTCGTGCTCGAGGGCTGCTTCACGGCGGAGCAGCTCGCCGCCCTGAGCGAGGACGAGGTGCGCGCGCTCGATGCGAGGATTCGCGTGCACGCCGAGCGCTGCCGGGGCGACGACGGGCTCTATCGCCTGGAGCAGGATGAGGATCTGATCCTCCTGTCCAGCTCGTAG
- a CDS encoding glycosyltransferase has translation MKLILTNHHLDDRGGSELYCSELAPALRRVGHEVAVFTLRPGHISDELARRGVPIFTTGDDARIEAFDPDLLHVHHAPCLYYLGALRLRAKVLFSSLGVIPALEAAPLVWEGVAQGLAVSEEVLDALRSSRFGSEVPLTIFRNWFDDTGLVPEVPGRPGEARRIAVVSNHLDQTLARDLEAIRAAHPGLEWTHFGYPNNSVEMSPELLRGFDRVITIGRTALLAAALQKPCLLYDVHGCDGLMTPERLDALASRNFSGRLTRSRPSRRELEHLLLDEARQVDVAALAERIWREYALSRRVEELLALYTRLLEGKTSLGEQTRSAYGREGQVYTEAWVGRLHAEAREKALQRESEAKASEVTTLRECLQAERTLSARLRTEVEQLASALSVKEAECAHLGSELAMIRSSLAWKVVSQVRGIKDQFIAQPNSRVRLIYDHMRHRLKQRRGLGYASRE, from the coding sequence ATGAAGCTCATCCTGACCAATCACCACCTGGACGACCGCGGAGGCTCGGAACTGTACTGCTCGGAGCTCGCCCCCGCGCTGCGACGGGTGGGGCATGAGGTGGCCGTCTTCACCCTGCGGCCGGGACACATCTCCGACGAACTGGCCCGCCGCGGGGTGCCGATCTTCACCACGGGGGACGATGCGCGCATCGAGGCGTTCGATCCCGACCTCCTCCATGTCCATCACGCCCCGTGCCTCTATTACCTGGGAGCACTCCGGCTGCGCGCGAAGGTGCTGTTCTCCTCTCTGGGAGTCATTCCAGCGCTCGAAGCCGCCCCCCTCGTCTGGGAGGGAGTGGCCCAGGGGTTGGCGGTGTCGGAGGAGGTGCTGGACGCGCTGCGCTCGTCGCGATTCGGCTCGGAGGTGCCGCTCACGATCTTCCGGAATTGGTTCGACGACACCGGGCTGGTACCCGAGGTACCCGGCAGGCCTGGCGAGGCCCGGCGCATCGCCGTGGTGAGCAACCACCTGGATCAGACGCTGGCGAGGGATCTCGAGGCCATCCGAGCCGCTCACCCGGGGCTGGAGTGGACGCACTTCGGCTACCCGAACAATTCCGTGGAAATGAGCCCGGAGCTGCTGCGGGGCTTCGATCGGGTCATCACCATCGGACGGACGGCGCTGCTGGCGGCGGCCCTCCAGAAGCCCTGCCTGCTGTACGACGTGCACGGCTGCGATGGCCTGATGACACCGGAGCGTCTGGATGCCCTGGCCTCCCGGAACTTCTCCGGCCGGCTTACCCGGTCGCGTCCTTCACGGCGGGAGCTGGAGCACCTGCTGCTGGACGAGGCACGGCAGGTCGATGTCGCCGCGCTCGCGGAACGGATCTGGCGCGAGTATGCCCTCAGCCGGCGGGTCGAGGAGTTGCTGGCGCTCTACACCCGGCTCCTGGAGGGCAAGACCTCCCTCGGGGAGCAGACCCGGAGCGCCTATGGCCGGGAGGGTCAGGTCTACACGGAGGCCTGGGTGGGGCGGCTGCACGCCGAAGCACGGGAGAAGGCGCTTCAGCGCGAGTCCGAGGCAAAGGCCAGCGAGGTGACGACCCTGAGGGAATGCCTCCAGGCCGAGCGCACCCTCTCCGCCCGGCTGCGGACAGAAGTGGAACAACTCGCGAGCGCGCTTTCCGTGAAGGAGGCGGAGTGCGCGCACCTGGGCTCCGAGCTGGCGATGATCCGTTCCAGTCTGGCCTGGAAGGTGGTGAGCCAGGTCCGAGGCATCAAGGATCAGTTCATCGCCCAGCCCAACTCGCGGGTGCGGCTCATCTACGATCACATGCGGCATCGGCTCAAGCAGAGGCGCGGGCTGGGTTACGCATCGAGGGAATGA
- a CDS encoding methyltransferase, whose product MNPPTVNPSQRIVDLSFGFIYSAALCAAAELGVADLLEQGPRSAASLAKELGADAQSLYRLLRLLASVEVFSEDDSGRFSLTPAAHHLRTNAPGSLRSAVLMLTQRIFWSPAGELSETVRTGKDPFDRIFGAPFFDYLERDAKEGARFHRGMSCLSDLENGPIARSYDFTAMRRVVDVGGGHGGFIIEVLKAAPQVRGVLYDHRHVLAEARIAQAGLAGRCELAEGDFFESVPAGADAYLLKRILHDWSDEVCVRILHNCRKAMPEHGRILVVDTVIPPGNTPHDGKLLDVLMMMSLPGRERTEEEFRQLFAQAGLRLTRVIHTPAALSIAEAVAA is encoded by the coding sequence TCCCTCGCAGCGAATTGTCGACCTGAGCTTTGGCTTCATCTACTCCGCCGCGCTGTGTGCCGCGGCGGAACTGGGCGTGGCCGACCTGCTGGAGCAAGGCCCTCGGAGCGCGGCATCACTCGCGAAGGAGCTGGGGGCCGATGCCCAATCGCTGTACCGGCTCCTCCGCCTGCTGGCGAGCGTGGAGGTGTTTTCCGAGGACGACTCCGGGCGCTTCTCGCTCACGCCCGCCGCCCATCACCTCCGCACGAACGCCCCGGGCTCCCTGCGCAGCGCCGTGCTGATGCTCACGCAGCGCATCTTCTGGTCGCCCGCCGGGGAGCTCTCGGAGACGGTGCGCACGGGGAAGGACCCCTTCGACCGCATCTTCGGCGCGCCCTTCTTCGACTACCTCGAGCGTGACGCCAAGGAAGGGGCCCGCTTCCACCGCGGCATGTCCTGCCTCTCCGACCTGGAGAATGGCCCCATCGCCAGGAGCTACGACTTCACGGCGATGCGACGCGTGGTGGACGTGGGGGGAGGACATGGTGGCTTCATCATCGAAGTGCTCAAGGCCGCTCCCCAGGTGCGCGGCGTGCTCTACGACCATCGCCACGTCCTCGCCGAGGCCCGGATCGCCCAGGCGGGCCTGGCGGGCCGCTGCGAGCTCGCGGAGGGAGACTTCTTCGAGTCGGTGCCCGCGGGCGCGGACGCGTATCTCCTCAAGCGCATCCTCCACGACTGGAGCGACGAGGTCTGCGTACGCATCCTCCACAATTGCCGGAAGGCCATGCCGGAACACGGGCGCATCCTGGTCGTGGACACCGTCATTCCCCCAGGGAACACGCCGCATGACGGCAAGCTTTTGGACGTCTTGATGATGATGTCCCTGCCGGGGCGCGAGCGCACGGAGGAGGAGTTCAGGCAGCTCTTCGCTCAGGCGGGGCTGCGGCTCACGCGCGTCATCCACACGCCGGCCGCGCTCAGCATCGCCGAGGCCGTGGCGGCCTGA